TCCTGCCCCGGGCTTATCTCCAAGGCCTCCGGGCTGCCGGCCACTGTTTGCtctgggcaggggcacctgctagGCAGATGTGGGCTTCCCACGGCCACCTAGCCAACGCAGCCAGACCCAGGAAGACGCCCCCTGGCGGCCTCTCCTGAAAGCAGGAGGGAAGCGGAGGCGCCAAACTTGGTGGCGGGGTTTGGCCCGGATCGGTGCTGCGGATCCCCAACCCTCACTGACCCGTGAAAGGGCGCGGCTCTCCCCGGCGGCCTGAGGCTTGGCGATGCATGTTTGAGTGTGTACAttcgtgtgtgcgcgcgcgtgcgtgtgttGGAAGGACGGCCACGCAGAAGTGCCGTaggtgaggaggggaagggggcgaGGAGGGGGAGTGGCTGGCTTTCGTCTGCAGAGGTTCTCCCGGGAGGAGGGCGCGCGGAGTGGAACACGCCGCTGGTTTGGGGAACCGCTTCAGCATAGGACTGTACTGTGGTGAACCACTTTCTTGCCAAGCGACTTTTGCCGGAGTTTACCTTTTCTGTgactgtttccttatctgtacaatGGGAACCGTATATAGAATTGCCAAGAGGATTAAATGTCCGAGTGCATAAGAAGCATTTAACACTGTGCTCGGTATTCAGaaaggtcttttttctttttcatttatttttgtttttgttaattttttgagggtcttttctttttaaatgttttatttttaaaatctactttctatttatttactattcTGCAATTCGGCAGACTAGAATTCCTTGTATTGCCCAGCACTGTAaatgcaatatttttttattatgacaaacttcaaacatacacaaaggtagagagattagttaaaaaaaatccataattcttctccccctccaagtgcccatcacccagaATAAGAGTTCCGTAAacattgctttgctttttttctttgtaccCTCCAGGCTCCAACACTTCTGTTCCCTGCCACTCAAGCGCCATGAGGGGCCTTCTGTGCTCGCCACTGCTCATGTTGCTGCTTTTTCTCCAGCCCTGGGAAACCCAGCTCCAGTTTGCAGGTGAGTGGGGCTCAGCCCTCACCAACAGGGGGAAGGGAGCAAAAACTGTTTTCCCTCTGCAGCCAGCTAGGTCTGCTggggagagaaaaagcaaaggtTCTGAAATCATAAAGGGGCTGGGTTCTAGTTCACAGCTTCCCCTCTCTGGGACTCAGGTTTCCTTACCTGTAGGATGTGGCTTAGAGGTGACAAAGTTGTGCTCACGCAAAACTGCCCATTggtgtttaatttaatttaatttaatttttaaaagattttatttctttatttgacagacggagatcacaagtatgcagagaggcaggcagagagaggaggaagaagcaggctccctgctgagcagagagcccaatgtggggctcgatcccagcaccctgggatcatgaccaaagccgaaggcagaggctttatttaacccactgagccactcaggcgcccctaattttaaaaagttaattaaaaaatcaggAGACTTCACATACAAATCCCGATTTGGGACTTCTCTTGAAAAATCCAAGGATCTGTTAACTTGGGGTCCACGTTTGGCCGTAGGAGGGATACGGGTGTCCGCCAGCCTAACCCAACCAGTTCACTCATTTATGTTACCTGCCTGATCCCTATAGACATTCGAGATTGCCATATCCCTTCACCTACTCCCGAATTGTAGAATACCTCTTCAGAACATCCCTAAGAGCTGTAGGATAGAGAATTGGGGGAAATCTGGCCCAGGCCCTTAGCAAATGCTAAGTGAATGTATCTAACTCGCATCTGCTAGGTTAATTCTGCGCTAAGCGCTGTGACCCCTGGGATGGCACCACTTCGCCCTGGGTTTCTTGGGGATCTCCTCCAAGATGAGGTTTTGCAGACCTAGGAAAGTCCTTCCTGATCTTCTCGAAGGTCCCAGGTGTCGGACGGGACCCCTGGATTTGGTGTTCGTGATTGACAGCTCGCGCAGCGTGCGCCCCTTTGAGTTCGAGACCATGCGGCAGTTCCTGGTGGGCCTCCTCCGCGGCCTGGACGTGGGGCCCAATGCCACGCGCGTTGGCTTGATCCAGTACTCGAGTCAAGTGCAGAGCGTCTTCCCACTCGGCGCCTTCTCGCGACGCGAGGACATGGAGCGCGCCATCCGCGCGCTGGTGCCGCTAGCTCAGGGCACCATGACCGGGCTGGCAATCCAGTACGCCATGAACGTGGCCTTCAGTGTGGCCGAGGGCGCGCGCCCGCCGGAGGCGCGCGTACCGCGCGTCGCTGTCATCGTGACCGACGGGCGGCCCCAGGATCGCGTGGCTGAGGTGGCGGCGCAGGCGCGCGCCCGGGGCATCGAGATCTACGCGGTGGGTGTGCAGCGCGCCGACGTGGGCTCCCTGCGGGCCATGGCGTCTCCCCCGCTGGACGAGCACGTCTTCCTCGTTGAGTCCTTCGATCTTATCCAGGAGTTTGGCCTGCAGTTCCAGGGCCGGCTGTGTGGTGAGTTAGGGGAGCCCTGGAGCGAGGCGCGCACTCCCCAGCCGCTTGGATGCGCCTTCCCTCCATGTAAATAACATTCCGTCCCGGGAGGCACCGCCCACTCCTGCGTTAGCTCCGCCCACCAGGTGGTGGCTAGGCGCCGGGCTGCCGCAGGCtgtttcaaattccagctctgcccaCTTTTGCTTAGGCTTCGCCCACAAGAAACAACATTTAGTGTGCCTGCTCACCCGGATGAGCTATTGTGGTTTACCACAGGCCTAAGGTCAAACTCCAAAATCGCCCTCGACACAAAAAGCACTGCCTTTCGAAGCTGAGAACAATCGCCCACCCGAAAGAGCCAAGTCCCGCCCACATGGGCATGGCCCCGCCCACTGACACTTTAGTTCCTCCCACAATGCTGCAGGTCTGGCCTAGTCACGCCTTGAATTAATTCACCCACCTTGATTTAGTACCTCTCCACCTCCTCTGTCTTGTCCCTGAGCATTCCTGCCCTCTTTCACTGACGCATTTAGCCCGGTGACCCCTTCTGAGCCTATTCAGGGGAGCTACACAGGCCCTGTTCTTTCTCTAAGCCCTCCCATCTGGCCTGGCCCTCTCAAATGAGACTTGTCCCCTCTAAAGTTGTACTTGTGTTTGGTGCCTTCCTCTGACCCCACCCAGCCTTTTCTTGTTGGAGGGTTCTGCCCATCTGTCCCTCGCTGATTCTACTGTTGTGTGTCCTCAGGAAAGGATCTGTGTGCTGAGGGGGGACATGGCTGCCAGCACCAATGTGTCAGCACCCCGGGCACGTTCCACTGTGCCTGCAACCCTGGCTACCAGCTAGCTGCAGATAACAAGAGCTGTTTGGGTGAGAGCTGCCCCTGCCCCGAGTCTTCTGTGGCTCCCTATTGCTCCAGGATTAGACCAATGAGTCTGGAAGGGCTTTTGGAAGTAGAAGTTCAGTGCCCTTACTTTATGGGTCCAAGAAAGGGACAGTATTGCCTGCAGCCACACAATTCCTTGATGAAATCTTGACCCACACAGTTAAGTGTGCTTTTTACatcattctttcctttatttcagCCTTGTCTCCTCCTGGCCTCCCAAACTTGTTTGTGAATTCTCACATGGATATCTTCTTACTGTTTCTGTTACTTAGACACTCCCTGGTGCGGTCTTCAGTTAGGGTCTCCATACTCCTCCCTACACCTCTATATACACTGTTCATTTCTGCTTctgcatctcagctctttctgaGCTGCCCTTGCTACTTCTTTCTGCAAATGCTTCAAGGCTTGgttcttcatttttgtcttctgaAAAGCTATGGCACACTATGCCTTCCTTAGACAAATGGaatttgcttttttgtgtgtatgtgtgtccacTCCTTTGATCATGATGGCAGCTACCATTCACAGAGTACCGATTCAGTATTAGACAATGCACTTGAAGCTTTCCATATATCAACTCTCAGTCTCATGACAACTGGGGAAAAGAAGTCATGTGTTCCCAATAATGCAGATGTCAGCTGGGGTCTTCTTATTTCCAGAACTTAGAAAAAGCTGCCGTGAAGCCTCATGTGATGACTTTTGAACATTTGAATCATTCCCCAACATCTCTGGGAATTCCCCAAGTGCTTACATTCTATGGTCACCTCTCGTTCTGAACTTCTGGGTCCTCACTCAATTTCTCAACCCGCACatgcttttcttgttttatgcATGTAAATCAGCCTCTTCTTTGATTTGCACACTCGTGCACACAAGGacacgtgtgtgtacatgtaAGTTGTGCATATGTCCATTTTACTAAAGATGGGGGTGGACAGAGGTGTGAGTTACATCTAAGTAAATtcaaacatacacacatgaaACAAACACCcactattaataattaaatattagacACCCTTGATCCCCAAAGTCCTGTTGCCCTATTAGAAGTGATTTTTCACTGGCAACCTCAGCCCATGCAGgaactcatgctcactctctctctgttcatCCTCTCTCCACTCCCATCTTTTTTCTAGGAACCCCAAATTCTCACTTTTTTCATGCACGACAATCTGTATCTCCCCAGTTCCTATTTTCCAGCTCAGCTCTGGGCTATCTTTGCACATCTCAACCATCAAGATACTCAGCAGGCAATAATAGTTCACCCTCCTTAGAAGGAAGTTGTAAATAGCAATTGTTCTCTTCCAttatattcccattttgcagatggagaaatgGAGGCTCAGTAGGTAGTGGCAAAGCCTGGTCCACCTCTGCATCAGTGagcatcttgagggcaggggctcTGTCTTCTGCAATTGTCAATTCTGGTTCTTATGCCTGGCTTAGTAAGGGGCACATTAGGAGGCAGCTGGGTTTTGAGTCAGGAGAGCCACCTGGCCCACTAGGAAATCGGAGATGCCTGGGTACCACCCCAGATTAATTAAGTCAGGATCTTGGGGGGTTGGGGTCCAGGCATAggtatttttttgaaaagctcCTCCAATGACTGTTCTGTTGGGGCTGAGAAGTGCAGCCCCTTCCAGGGCACGTGCTGACCTCACCTCTTCCTCAGCCGTTGACCTGTGCGTTCAAAGGACCCACGGCTGTGAGCATCACTGCATCAGCTCCCAGGGTCCTATTTCTGTCGCTGCCGAGCTGGCTTTGTACTCCAGCAGGACCAGGGAGTGAGCAAGCCCCACCCCTTGCATCCTGGACTGAGGTCCGTGATGGCTCCAGTCAGAAGCGACACCTTGTTCTTGCTCTTCCTTCCCACCAGTCGTTGACCACTGCAGCTTTGGGAACCACAGCTGCCAGCATGAGTGTGTTAGCACCTTTGGTGGGCCACAGTGCTACTGCAGAGAGGGCCACGACTTGCTGCCCGATGGGAGGAGCTGTCAGGGTGAGGAGGGGTCTCTTGCGTTTGTGCAGAGGGGCAAGGGATCTTGGCTGGCGGAGTCCACCTTGATCCATCCTGACTCATCTCTCCTTGAAGCCCGGGACCTCTGCAATGGTGTAGACCATGGATGCGAGTTCCAGTGTGTGAGTGAGGGTCTCTCTTACCGCTGCCTGTGCCCTGAGGGCCAGCAACTCCAGGCAGATGGCAAGAGCTGCAACCGTGAGTGATGAGTGGGAGGGTGTtctgtctgcccccccccccccgccttcccccacccccctctccccgcccACATTATGAGCATCCTTGATTCTGTGGCTCAAGGGTGTGCTGGGAATGTGTGAGTGTTGgtgatggtggggtggggggtggagggcgtGCTGTATCCGGCCTCCATCTCTTTCCCCTCAATCCTCTACCCTGCTGTCatggttaatataaaaaatacacatttgctCCTATTTCCTCCTCGCTCGAGAGTCTTCTGGGCTTGCCAGTGCCTGCCCCTGGATGCAGATGCCTTATCCCTGAGTTTTTCAGATGGTGGGTGCAGACACCTTAGTGAATaatgaaatcaaattaaatttttttaaaggagaaaacagcTTACTGCATGTGGAAAGAATAACTATTGTTTCATGAAATTTAATTATACGTGCGCATCCGAAGGGTATCCTGTTGTACTATTATTGAGACTGTGGGGTGCGATCAAAATTTTGAAACCACTGCCTCGCCTCATCTCAACCTGGTCAGCAGGTCTCCTAGCACACCTGTTCCTCCTGGAAGAACAAATCAGATGTTACCACCTCCATGCAACCTTCTTGCCCAACTCCAGGAAGAGAGAATTATTCCTACCTTGGGCTCCCTAAATGCCCCTCTTCTAGCACTTTCCTTGGCTGTAGCACAGGGCATGTCTGACTGCTCTGTTCTGGCCTGATTTCCTTTGGATCCCAGTTATGTTAATTTGTTGTTGTTACCCCCTTCAGGGCCTAGCGAAGTCTCCAGTTCAGAACAGGGGAGGTAACTTTGTAGAGTGATTTAGGAGCATGGGTTTTGGGATCAGACCGAGCTGGCTTCAAATCCTGCTCAGTCACTATTAGCTATGGAGTCTGGAGCAAATTATCCTTCAGAACCTAAGGTTatataaagtggggataataccTAAGATTATTGGGaggattgagaaaaaaaatatatgaagcaccTAGCCCaattcctggcacacagtaagctgTCGaataataatgtttttgtttttatttattgttgtgaTTGTTTATATATTAACAACATATGTTTTTCAATgtatattattttgataaatttattattgtcataaagttttattaatttattattattaccattattatctagtatagtgcctggcacaggaagGACTTCGCACATGGTACCTGTTATGTAATAAATGTGAATGACCAGGTGGGTAGAGGGCAGCTGCCAGCACAGGATCGGGCCCCCAGTTGAAGCTCTTCTCACCTTACAGGGTGCCGGGAAGGCCACGTCGACCTGGTTCTGCTCGTCGATGGCTCCAAGAGCGTGCGCCCGCAGAATTTCGAGCTGGTGAAGCGCTTTGTGAACCAGATCGTGGACTTCCTGGACGTGTCCCCCGAGGGCACGCGCGTGGGGCTGGTGCAGTTCTCGAGCCGCGTGCGCACCGAGTTCCCGCTGGGCCGCTACGGCACCGCGGCCGAAGTCAAGCAGGCGGTCCTGGCGGTGGAATACATGGAGCGCGGCACCATGACGGGGCTGGCGCTGCGTCACATGGTGGAGCACAGCTTCTCCGAGGCGCAGGGCGCACGGCCCCGCGCCCTCAACGTGCCTCGCGTGGGTCTGGTCTTCACCGACGGCCGCTCCCAAGATGACATCTCGGTGTGGGCCGCAAGGGCCAAGGAGGAAGGTGGGCTTGCGCGGGACGCACTGGCCTGGGGTTAGATGGGATGTGGAAGGCGGTCTTAACTGAGGCCTGGGGCGCCCCCTGtgtctctccaccccccccccccaccccgccccgcaaACCCCGACCCTGTAGGCATCGTCATGTACGCTGTGGGCGTGGGCAAGGCGGTGGAGGAGGAGCTCCGGCAGATCGCCTCGGAGCCCGCAGAGCTGCACGTGTCCTACTCCCCTGACTTTGGCACCATGACGCACCTGCTGGACAACCTCAGAGGCAGCATCTGCCCGGGTGAGCGCATCTGACTTCTCTCAGTGCCCAGCCTCCTAGCTTCCTCTCTCCTATCCAGCCCTGTTCCCTTGGTAGAGTTATAGCTAGGGGTCGGACTCACTAGTTAGACTCCTGTTActccaagtgtggtccctggaccagcggCAGACTTGTCACCTGGTGGTTTGTTAGAACCGCAGCATTTCCAGAGCTCTCCAGACCGAAAGAATCAGATTCTGTACTTTAACCAGACCCTTGGGTGATTCCCAAGGACGTCAGAGCTAAGCACTAGACAGGGCTGGCTTCCTGCCCCTCACATTAGTGGGTGTTCACAGTAGTCTGAGGAAACTTTTTCCAAGGCATGCCAGAGTCCTTGCTAGCAGAGTCACCTCACATGTTCTTTTATGACGTGTTGGAATTCAACTACAGGGAGCCGGAAAAGTGACAGGACTGAGTGTTCCAAGTCTGCAaagacatgtattttttattttttaatttttaatttttttttacaatatcgCCCATAAATTCAGTCCCTCTACTTCATCTGGTGCTCAGTTGAAGAAAAAAGGACCAACTCTCTATGTGGAGGAGAAGCGGGCTGTTGAACCTGTGTACTGTACTTCACAGATCATATAGGGAACTTCTCGGGGGTAATTTTCACCACAGAGTCTTCAGACTCTAACCCAGGCCAGATGTGACTCTTTCACATTACCAGGCCCCTCCAGAGCTAGGTTCAGTAGCTGGCCTAGTTGGGCTGGCCTAGAGAATctgtagctaaaaaaaaaaaaaaaaaaaaaaaaaaaaaacctttaaaaatatatatgtacatacacatacatacatttataaaatacatatgcatatacatatacataaagtATACACATGTAAACACCCAGGTGTATGTCTGTGCATATAcataatacacatacacacctacctccctctgtccctcttcctctctctctccaggctAACTCTAAGAATTCGCTAGAGTATTGTGGAAGCACTGGATTAGCTGCTCTGTCAGGGCCCTTCCAGTCCTGACGCTTATGTCCCCTgcagtgtgactttgggcaagttacttaacctccacCCCTACCATAACTTCCCTCTCCTGCAACAGGGGTGCCCTGGCTGCCCAAGCTTGcttccagctctaaaattctaAGAGAAATCTGGGGTCCGTGGTAAGGCTCTTTACCAAttggctgtgtgatcctgggcagaTCTTCCCCTTTCTTTGGCCCCTGGTTTCCCCAGCTGTGAAGACAGGCATCTTTGCAGGACCTTATCAGTACCATTGATACAGCAATCTGCTAAGAGTCCAACTAGACTAAGAAATTGCTCTTAAATCATAAGAACAACTCTTTTATGAAGGTATTGTGCTGTTATATGAGAAAGGGCACCCATTTACAAAATTTTGGTGAATCTAAGATACCGCCCATTATGACTtcccattattttatatattgctaaaaaacaaaacaaaacaaaacaaaacaaaacacaggtgCCAGATTTAATTGTAAGGCACATATTTTGATTTCAGGAATGTTGAAGTGTGTGCGGAAATAGAGTTGCATcactggtttttgtttgcttgtttgggtcagtggtttttatttttatttttttaaagattatttatttacttattcgagggagagagagagcacgagtgagagGTAGACACAGGGGGAGAAACAGTCCTtgatgatcagggagcctgatgcagagttcgatcctgagatcatgacttgaggcgaaggcagatgcttaaaataaccgactgagccacccagggacccctggatCAGTGTTTTTTAAACATCAGTGTGGAGGGTTTAAAACACCATTTGCTGGACTCCAACCCTAGAATTTATGACTCGGTAGGTCTGAGGTGGAGTCTGATAACTTGCATTTCTAATAACTTTCTAGGTGGTACTGATggtgctggtccagggaccacacttggagaattACTGGTCTAATTGAAATACACAATAATGTATATACTTGAACTAGGCAATACACTAGatcttctctctctaataaggTGGAAACACGTGCCcacttaaattacttttaaaagttcaaaattttagttctttaatcacattagccacatttcaaatgttaAATAGCTGCACGTGTTTTGTGGGTATGCACTGGGCAGACCAGAGACAGACGATTCCCATCACCGCATGAAGTTTCATTTGGAAAGTGCCACTGTCATTTGGACTCTccctactcaaagtgtggtccccagaccagcagcaccagcatcCCTCGGTAGCTAATTAGAAATGTGGAGTCTCAGCACTTTGACCATTCAGAATCAGAATCGGTATTTTAACAAGATCTGGTGATTGCACAGAGCACAAAGGTTTGAGAGATACTCTTCAAAGATGttcacacacgcgcgcgcgcgcacacacacacacacacacacacacagtcacacaccaTAGAATCCTCAGCACCACCAATAAATAGGTTTCCCACTGTACCCATTTTTACACACAAGGAAACTCAGGCTTAGAAAGGTTGCAGTATTCACGCCTGCCTAGCTGGTATTCACCCCAGGTCTGTTTGAATCCGAAGCCCACATACTCAGCCACAGGCGGGTGCAGGTGTATCCGAGGCCCTTGCCAGGGCCGGCTCGTCCTCCTGCAGATTCTCATTCCCCTGACTTTCTGTGCCCTGCTGGCAGAGGAGGGCATCAGCGCGGGCACAGAGCTTCAAAGTCCCTGCGAATGCGAAAACCTCGTGGAGTTCCAGGGCCGCACGCTGGGGGCGCTCGAGAAGCTGACGCAGAACCATATCCTTTGagggcggaggggaggggaggggggccggGCTGGAGCGCGGGGGTGTAGGAACCCCCGAGACCCCCAGCGGCTTCCTTAACCGCTCACTGGCCCAGCTGACGGCGCGCCTGGAGAATCTGGAGAACCAGCTGGCCATCCAGAAGTGAGGGCCGCCGGTGGCTGGGAGCCGGGCAGGAGCGCGGCCCCGCGGACTGTGCCTTCGGGGCGCCGTCGGGGCACCGGGGGGAGCCCCCAGGACTTGGGCTCTCGAGAAGGGGGCGCTGGCGGGCTCCCCGGCGCTGCGCTGGAGCTGGCCTCGCCTGGACCAGAAGCCGGACTGCGGGGGACCGAGGGGGCGCTACGTCCGCACGCCCTCGCTGCGTGCTGCGCTCAGTTCTTTGTTggatttcctttatgttttttctttaaaaaaaattttttttgttgttgttttgtttccacCGGGTCGGTTTGTGGGTCTTGCTGGGCCGCcagggggagaggaggacagaCGGAGCGCGCTCCGGCGGCGCCGGGGCGGCGGCTTCTTGGAGAAAGGCGCATTGTGCGGGGGTCGGGCTCGGGGGCAGGGGGCTGAGCGCTGCTTTCCCCCTTGTTTATTCAGCGGCGAACAGACGGCTCCTTATGTGGGCTGCGGGGAGGGCGGAGGGGCTCAGCGCGCACCCTTGGGGTTTGAGCAGGACTGCGCCCCTCCATCCCCCAGCGGATGGAGCGCTTCTTTCTCTGGCCGTGCTTCTCTACTGGTGACTCCAGATTGGGCtgaaaaactgctagaactgggTTGGGGAGTCGCTGAACTCCTAAATGGACGGGATGGGCAGTTAGGGTGAGTGTCGCTTGGATACCTCCTTCCTCCACTacgaaggaagaagagaaggtatCAGCCAGGATTTCTAGCCAGAGCAGCTGCTCAGGCTGTGACCCGCCCTCTTcacccctcccccgcaccccataaacaaaaacaaaagccaacccTCTATCAGGAGAGAGCCCAGGTGCATATAAGAAATTGCTAAGACTAAAATACTCCAGTTCTCCAGATTTTGGCCATTTACTCTGggtttatttccttatctgtaaaatggggcttgAAATTGTTACCCCCAGGCATGATGGTGAAATGGAGGAAATTATTCCAAGGCATCTGAACTGTGCCTGGTACGTTAGGCCCTCAATTAATGGTAGCTATTAATCTTAACAAGAGTTAACATATTTTGTCTTGGGCATTACTCCAAGTGATTTGCAGATGTTTCCATTTTATCCTCAGACAACCTTATGAGATAGGAATTATCGCctttattatccccatttgatagggaggaaactgaagcatagagAACTTAAGTaagtttcccaaggtcacagaactacTAAGAAGCAGAACCAAGGTATATTAGTTTCCTGTGGTTGCCGTGACAAATTGTCACAAATTCAGTGGCTTTACACAACACACATTAATTACCTTATAGTTCCGGAGTTCAGAAGTGTAAAACAGGCAGGCAGGGCTGCATTGCTTCCGAAAActtctgttttcttgccttttccagcttctaggagCTCCCGATTTCCTTGTTTTGTGGCCTGGTGTCACCTCACCTTCTGGCATCACAcctccttctgggactctgaccctcctgtttccattttacaaggacccttgtgattatacCCAGATAATCCACACTCTCTCCATCTCAATCTTTGACTTCATCACTGCTGCGAAATCCCTTTGCCACATCAGGTGACATAGTCACATGTTCCAGAGACTAGAGTGTGGACATCTTTGGCGGGGGAGGAGTGGTTGTTATTCTGCCTACACACGGGTCTGAAGCCCCACACATTGACCTCAGAGCAGACCTCTGAAGCACGTCGATGCCCTGCACATTGCTAGGCTTGAAGGGGGGGAGAAACATAATTGAGAAAAGCCCATGGTGGGGACAGGTAGCTCACCCCTGAGGCAGTGAGGTGCCCCCGACTATCCCTGCAGCAGAAGGAGGGACCTTCAGGTGAGAACATGGAGCAGGTGTGTAAGGGCAGGTAAGCTGAAAGAgatcctggaggaggaggcccgGAACCCAGACCAAATTCATGGCTGGAGTTTCTGCATGGCACACGCCGGTGGGTCAGGGGTGACTGGAGTATGGGGGAGTAGGATGACTGAGATCTTCCCCACAGGTGAGC
This genomic interval from Mustela lutreola isolate mMusLut2 chromosome 9, mMusLut2.pri, whole genome shotgun sequence contains the following:
- the MATN4 gene encoding matrilin-4 isoform X1 — its product is MRGLLCSPLLMLLLFLQPWETQLQFAGPRCRTGPLDLVFVIDSSRSVRPFEFETMRQFLVGLLRGLDVGPNATRVGLIQYSSQVQSVFPLGAFSRREDMERAIRALVPLAQGTMTGLAIQYAMNVAFSVAEGARPPEARVPRVAVIVTDGRPQDRVAEVAAQARARGIEIYAVGVQRADVGSLRAMASPPLDEHVFLVESFDLIQEFGLQFQGRLCGKDLCAEGGHGCQHQCVSTPGTFHCACNPGYQLAADNKSCLVVDHCSFGNHSCQHECVSTFGGPQCYCREGHDLLPDGRSCQARDLCNGVDHGCEFQCVSEGLSYRCLCPEGQQLQADGKSCNRCREGHVDLVLLVDGSKSVRPQNFELVKRFVNQIVDFLDVSPEGTRVGLVQFSSRVRTEFPLGRYGTAAEVKQAVLAVEYMERGTMTGLALRHMVEHSFSEAQGARPRALNVPRVGLVFTDGRSQDDISVWAARAKEEGIVMYAVGVGKAVEEELRQIASEPAELHVSYSPDFGTMTHLLDNLRGSICPEEGISAGTELQSPCECENLVEFQGRTLGALEKLTQNLAQLTARLENLENQLAIQK
- the MATN4 gene encoding matrilin-4 isoform X2, with product MRGLLCSPLLMLLLFLQPWETQLQFAGPRCRTGPLDLVFVIDSSRSVRPFEFETMRQFLVGLLRGLDVGPNATRVGLIQYSSQVQSVFPLGAFSRREDMERAIRALVPLAQGTMTGLAIQYAMNVAFSVAEGARPPEARVPRVAVIVTDGRPQDRVAEVAAQARARGIEIYAVGVQRADVGSLRAMASPPLDEHVFLVESFDLIQEFGLQFQGRLCGKDLCAEGGHGCQHQCVSTPGTFHCACNPGYQLAADNKSCLARDLCNGVDHGCEFQCVSEGLSYRCLCPEGQQLQADGKSCNRCREGHVDLVLLVDGSKSVRPQNFELVKRFVNQIVDFLDVSPEGTRVGLVQFSSRVRTEFPLGRYGTAAEVKQAVLAVEYMERGTMTGLALRHMVEHSFSEAQGARPRALNVPRVGLVFTDGRSQDDISVWAARAKEEGIVMYAVGVGKAVEEELRQIASEPAELHVSYSPDFGTMTHLLDNLRGSICPEEGISAGTELQSPCECENLVEFQGRTLGALEKLTQNLAQLTARLENLENQLAIQK